The following are encoded in a window of Methanobrevibacter ruminantium M1 genomic DNA:
- the topA gene encoding DNA topoisomerase I, with the protein MHEVIISEKPKSAEKIAKALSPNAQKKKYNRKINYWEFEENGKKTTVLSAVGHLYSLTSASSRDRLGFDLTWVPAYEVEKQKYTRDYINAIKKLSKGADKFVHACDYDVEGTLIGYNALKYACGNNAEAKASRMKFSTLTKKDIVEAYNTMRDIDIRQVDHGIARHMLDYYYGMNISSALMKAVRASSSRFISLSAGRVQTPTLSILVDREKEIQSFVPEPYWMIKAKSDYDIIADHVEGKIFDEERAKKIYADCQGADADVTSVKVTESIRKPPIPFNLGGLQSEAHTVFGFSPKRTQVAAQNLYVGGYTSYPRTSSQKLPESLDFKNIFAGLAKDPEFKKHIFDLPAKLKPNEGKKTDAAHPAIHPTGVLPSNLSADEAKIYSLIVYRFISVFSENSKLETMKVNLKVADEKFTFSRKRVSYEGWLKHYPFKKQENDAFPPINKGDQLKIHKILVEEKETKPPARYNEASLIKELEKRELGTKATRADIVAKLYDRKYIEGKKIEVKPLGINIIDTLNEYCKDLTSEELTREFERELEGIDTDKYTKEQILENGEKEVKTILAEINQNKKQIGEKLYGAYQETNVVGECSCGGKLIKRYSPRTKNTFVGCSNFPKCKVTYSLPKGANMLKKTCPTCGLPMISIKKASGKGRDHVCLDSNCGKDVSRRQAPEVVGKCPECGKDLLKRSGRYGEFVGCSGFPRCRFTCSVDELNNLGKDKNKEDVKENKGVSKKIVRSEAK; encoded by the coding sequence ATGCATGAAGTGATTATTTCAGAAAAACCAAAGTCTGCTGAGAAGATAGCAAAGGCACTTTCTCCAAATGCCCAAAAGAAGAAATATAATAGAAAGATCAACTATTGGGAATTTGAAGAAAACGGCAAAAAGACCACTGTCCTATCTGCAGTGGGACATTTGTACTCATTGACTTCTGCTAGTTCCAGAGACAGATTAGGTTTTGATTTGACTTGGGTTCCAGCTTATGAGGTGGAAAAGCAAAAATATACAAGGGATTACATCAATGCAATTAAAAAACTCTCAAAAGGTGCAGATAAGTTTGTTCATGCTTGCGATTACGATGTTGAAGGAACCTTAATCGGATACAATGCATTGAAATATGCATGTGGAAACAATGCCGAAGCAAAGGCATCCCGTATGAAATTTTCAACATTGACTAAGAAGGATATCGTAGAGGCATACAATACAATGAGGGACATTGACATTCGTCAAGTGGATCATGGTATTGCAAGGCATATGCTTGACTATTATTATGGTATGAATATCTCTTCAGCCTTGATGAAGGCTGTAAGGGCCTCTAGCTCAAGATTTATTAGCTTATCCGCCGGACGTGTACAGACTCCAACCCTTTCTATTTTAGTTGATAGGGAAAAGGAGATTCAATCCTTTGTTCCGGAACCTTATTGGATGATCAAGGCTAAATCTGACTATGATATCATAGCAGACCATGTCGAAGGAAAGATATTTGATGAAGAGCGAGCTAAAAAGATTTATGCTGACTGTCAAGGTGCTGATGCTGATGTGACAAGTGTTAAGGTTACAGAATCCATTAGAAAACCTCCTATTCCATTCAATTTAGGAGGACTTCAGTCTGAAGCACATACTGTCTTTGGATTCTCTCCTAAAAGGACTCAAGTTGCAGCTCAAAACCTTTATGTTGGAGGATATACATCCTATCCTCGTACATCATCTCAAAAGCTGCCTGAATCCTTGGATTTCAAAAACATTTTTGCAGGGCTTGCTAAAGACCCTGAATTCAAGAAGCATATCTTTGACTTACCTGCTAAGCTTAAGCCTAATGAAGGTAAAAAGACTGATGCAGCGCACCCTGCTATACACCCTACAGGAGTATTGCCTTCCAATCTATCTGCAGATGAGGCTAAGATTTACAGCTTGATTGTTTATAGGTTCATCAGCGTATTTTCCGAAAACTCCAAGCTTGAAACCATGAAGGTCAACTTAAAGGTTGCAGATGAGAAGTTCACCTTTTCCAGAAAAAGAGTCTCTTATGAAGGTTGGCTAAAGCATTATCCGTTTAAAAAGCAGGAAAATGATGCATTCCCTCCTATAAATAAGGGAGATCAACTAAAAATCCATAAGATTTTAGTTGAAGAGAAGGAAACCAAACCTCCTGCCAGATATAATGAGGCTTCACTTATCAAGGAACTGGAAAAGAGGGAATTGGGAACTAAGGCCACCCGTGCAGACATTGTTGCCAAGCTTTATGATAGAAAATACATTGAAGGCAAGAAGATTGAGGTCAAGCCTTTAGGAATCAATATCATAGACACCTTAAACGAGTATTGTAAGGACCTGACAAGCGAGGAGCTAACCCGTGAGTTTGAAAGGGAACTTGAAGGAATCGATACTGATAAGTATACAAAGGAGCAGATTCTTGAAAACGGTGAAAAGGAAGTCAAGACCATTTTAGCTGAAATCAACCAAAACAAGAAGCAAATCGGTGAAAAGCTTTATGGAGCATATCAGGAAACCAATGTGGTTGGAGAGTGCAGCTGCGGAGGAAAACTGATAAAAAGATATTCTCCAAGAACAAAGAACACCTTTGTAGGATGCTCCAATTTCCCAAAATGTAAGGTTACCTATTCCCTGCCAAAGGGAGCGAATATGCTAAAGAAGACATGCCCTACCTGCGGTTTGCCTATGATTTCCATTAAAAAGGCAAGCGGAAAGGGAAGAGATCATGTCTGCCTTGATTCAAATTGTGGAAAGGATGTAAGCAGACGCCAAGCTCCTGAAGTTGTTGGAAAATGTCCGGAATGTGGCAAGGACCTTTTAAAACGTTCTGGCAGATATGGAGAATTTGTAGGATGCTCTGGATTCCCAAGGTGCCGCTTCACTTGTTCTGTTGATGAGTTGAACAATCTTGGCAAAGATAAAAATAAGGAAGATGTAAAAGAGAATAAGGGTGTTTCTAAGAAGATAGTAAGGTCTGAGGCTAAATAA
- a CDS encoding STT3 domain-containing protein — translation MEKQQVKTILKSVVIIAILLIIVFGLRAQSVDIGGVPNELKSHYVDENGLPYFSEMDSYFNYRMTENYMDHGYFGDTKVNGTGWDMHSYFPSGRAVGDYQPMIAYVTSFLYGIINMFQEMSLLEVAFWTGAIVSSLAVIPTYIFTRRITNDYGAIAASLIVVLGPNYISHTFAGFFDTDMFNITLPLFFILFFVEALKTDKLSYRIIFSLLAVASIALYSLSWTGYMFYVAVMVLVMIVFFVLCFYFNIEILEPFKNYGNKLEWLINQKELFATLIVLVVGLIGLLLAVGVGGIIEGITGLTGGFTLQAGAADVWPNVLISVAEMQIPNLVTGGLVGSFLANTGGVVNGVGGIVCLFGVLIVLYTFVQRLFRLNSVKVKGDTAKPHKSKRKATSVRTEQKRFSVSLKDIGSFGSTDEINKSKRHTVLYLSLFFVWIVSSAIAVTQGTRFIQVLVVPMGICAGIFVGYAVDYVKNNVDNDKVLLLIAVIASILIALPITQIAYGLDNAMTIGLVVLVILLAISAIVIYAKKSIKDSDVSIKKALVVVLITLALVSPTVCGAFQTTAATVPGSSDPMWFAMDYVKENSTNDTVIISWWDFGYLFQVASDHPTSFDGGSQTGDRAYWVGKSLTTSDYAQSKGILQMLATTGSNASMLLSEYTGSNVTAVHALDETLGKSRSEAQKILTSKYNLTNDQAKAVVKQSHPSNPNNVSFVLSSDMIGKAGWWSYFGSWNFDTLNSTNYQYYMANDYVPIKQNTQGNITILNESGIIYQAVVNRGKNGTNETTAQMETIWDNNRSKIDLNGTEYNPLKASNLICIENSYLTVNKTLNKDGNYTLYLLGSGDDYTAILMDNNLKDSVFTRLFLLGGIGQDTFELSNMQDGVSVWTLRDGSSNSDDAGSQ, via the coding sequence ATGGAAAAACAACAAGTAAAAACAATTTTAAAATCTGTGGTTATCATAGCTATATTGCTTATTATTGTTTTTGGTCTTAGGGCTCAATCTGTAGATATTGGAGGAGTTCCTAATGAACTTAAATCACACTATGTAGACGAAAACGGTCTTCCTTATTTCAGTGAAATGGACTCATACTTCAACTACAGGATGACCGAGAATTATATGGATCATGGATACTTTGGTGACACTAAGGTAAACGGTACCGGTTGGGATATGCATTCATACTTCCCTTCAGGTAGGGCAGTAGGTGATTATCAACCGATGATTGCTTATGTGACTTCGTTCCTATATGGAATAATAAATATGTTCCAGGAAATGTCTCTTCTTGAAGTGGCGTTTTGGACTGGGGCTATTGTTTCCTCACTTGCTGTAATTCCTACTTACATATTCACAAGAAGGATTACAAACGACTATGGAGCAATTGCGGCCTCATTGATTGTAGTATTAGGTCCAAACTATATTTCACACACATTCGCAGGATTTTTCGATACAGATATGTTCAACATAACCTTGCCTTTATTCTTCATACTGTTCTTTGTTGAAGCTTTAAAAACTGATAAGCTATCATACAGAATCATATTCTCCTTATTAGCAGTAGCTTCAATAGCGCTCTATTCCCTTTCATGGACAGGTTATATGTTTTATGTTGCTGTAATGGTATTGGTTATGATTGTGTTCTTTGTATTATGCTTCTATTTCAATATTGAGATTTTAGAACCATTTAAGAACTATGGAAATAAACTGGAATGGCTGATTAATCAGAAGGAATTGTTTGCTACATTAATTGTATTGGTTGTAGGTCTAATTGGATTATTATTAGCCGTCGGAGTAGGTGGAATTATTGAAGGTATTACCGGCCTTACAGGAGGTTTCACCCTTCAAGCAGGTGCTGCTGACGTATGGCCTAACGTACTTATTTCCGTTGCGGAAATGCAAATTCCTAATTTAGTGACTGGAGGACTTGTAGGTTCATTCCTCGCTAACACCGGTGGAGTAGTAAACGGGGTTGGAGGAATTGTATGTTTATTCGGTGTGCTTATTGTATTGTACACTTTTGTTCAAAGATTATTCAGACTCAACTCTGTTAAAGTTAAAGGAGACACTGCAAAACCTCACAAATCCAAACGAAAAGCTACCTCTGTAAGAACCGAACAAAAGAGATTCAGCGTTTCTTTAAAAGACATTGGATCATTTGGATCAACCGATGAAATCAACAAAAGCAAACGTCACACAGTGCTTTACTTAAGTCTCTTCTTTGTATGGATTGTATCATCTGCAATTGCAGTAACTCAAGGTACAAGGTTTATTCAGGTATTAGTAGTACCTATGGGTATTTGTGCAGGTATATTCGTCGGATATGCTGTAGACTATGTCAAGAATAATGTGGACAACGATAAGGTATTATTATTGATTGCTGTTATCGCATCTATCTTGATTGCACTTCCAATCACTCAAATCGCTTATGGTTTGGATAATGCAATGACTATAGGTTTAGTAGTCTTAGTTATTCTTTTGGCAATTTCAGCAATTGTGATTTATGCTAAAAAATCCATTAAGGACTCTGATGTTTCAATCAAGAAGGCTTTGGTTGTAGTGCTAATCACTCTCGCTTTGGTATCTCCAACCGTTTGTGGTGCTTTCCAAACCACTGCAGCTACCGTTCCAGGTTCAAGCGACCCTATGTGGTTTGCTATGGATTATGTTAAAGAAAACTCTACCAATGACACTGTAATCATATCCTGGTGGGACTTCGGTTACCTATTCCAAGTTGCATCTGACCATCCTACTTCTTTCGATGGGGGTTCCCAGACAGGGGATCGTGCATACTGGGTAGGTAAGTCATTGACTACGTCTGACTATGCCCAATCTAAAGGAATCCTGCAGATGTTGGCAACTACAGGTAGCAATGCATCTATGCTATTGTCTGAGTACACAGGCAGCAATGTGACTGCAGTTCACGCATTGGATGAGACCTTAGGTAAAAGCAGATCTGAGGCTCAAAAGATTTTAACAAGCAAGTATAACCTTACTAATGACCAAGCTAAAGCTGTTGTAAAACAGTCACATCCAAGCAATCCTAACAACGTTTCATTCGTTTTAAGTTCAGATATGATTGGAAAAGCTGGATGGTGGTCTTACTTTGGTTCTTGGAACTTTGATACCCTAAACAGTACCAACTATCAATATTACATGGCTAACGACTATGTTCCTATCAAGCAGAACACACAAGGAAACATTACAATCCTTAATGAAAGCGGTATTATATACCAAGCTGTTGTAAACAGAGGCAAGAACGGTACCAACGAAACTACAGCTCAAATGGAAACCATTTGGGACAATAACCGTAGTAAAATTGACCTAAACGGTACCGAATATAACCCACTTAAGGCAAGCAATCTTATTTGTATTGAAAACAGTTATTTAACTGTTAACAAGACCTTGAATAAGGACGGTAATTACACCTTATACCTTTTAGGTTCCGGTGATGATTATACTGCCATATTGATGGATAATAATCTTAAAGACTCTGTATTTACCAGACTCTTCCTTTTAGGTGGTATAGGTCAAGACACTTTCGAGCTAAGTAATATGCAAGATGGTGTATCTGTTTGGACTCTGAGAGACGGATCATCAAATTCTGATGACGCAGGTTCACAGTAA
- a CDS encoding OBG GTPase family GTP-binding protein, which translates to MTIEEKIKAIEEEIQKTPYNKATSHHIGKLKAKISKLKEEQIKRSSGGTKGEGFHIKKSGDATAVLVGFPSVGKSTLLNEITNAESKVGAYQFTTLEIIPGVMEYNNAQIQIFDIPGIITGAAGGKGRGKEILSVARTADLIIVVLDVLNPQHINVILKELRNVGVRPNETKPDVRIKKTRKGGVNVSSTVPLTYLDEKTIRSIINEYGIHNADVLFRDDVTIDQFIDVIEANKSYVPMMVLLNKVDLVDEHYLNEIKKELPPFIPISADKQLNIEALKEEIFNNLNLIRVYLKPQGRKADMEDPLVVKKGSTVIDVCGKLHREFVKNFRHAKIWGTSVKFPGQKVGPDHVVEDEDILRIILKK; encoded by the coding sequence ATGACTATAGAAGAAAAAATTAAAGCTATTGAAGAGGAAATTCAAAAGACACCTTATAACAAAGCTACTTCTCATCACATAGGAAAATTAAAGGCTAAGATTTCTAAACTTAAGGAAGAGCAAATCAAAAGAAGTAGCGGTGGAACTAAAGGTGAAGGTTTCCACATTAAAAAAAGCGGAGATGCTACTGCTGTTTTAGTAGGTTTCCCATCTGTAGGTAAATCTACATTGCTTAATGAAATCACAAATGCTGAAAGTAAGGTTGGAGCTTATCAATTCACTACATTAGAAATCATTCCAGGGGTCATGGAATATAATAATGCTCAGATTCAAATATTTGACATTCCAGGAATCATTACAGGTGCTGCAGGTGGTAAAGGTAGAGGAAAAGAGATCTTATCTGTAGCAAGAACTGCTGACTTGATTATTGTGGTCTTGGATGTTCTCAACCCTCAACACATTAATGTTATCTTAAAGGAGCTTAGAAATGTAGGTGTAAGGCCAAATGAGACCAAGCCAGATGTTAGAATCAAAAAGACACGTAAAGGTGGAGTCAATGTTTCATCAACCGTTCCTTTAACCTATTTGGATGAAAAGACCATTAGGTCAATCATCAATGAATATGGAATACACAATGCAGATGTCCTATTTAGGGATGATGTCACAATCGATCAGTTCATTGATGTGATTGAGGCCAATAAGTCCTATGTTCCAATGATGGTTCTCTTAAATAAGGTGGATTTGGTAGATGAACATTATCTAAATGAAATCAAGAAGGAACTTCCTCCATTCATTCCGATCTCTGCAGATAAACAGTTAAATATTGAAGCACTTAAAGAAGAGATATTTAATAATTTAAACCTTATCAGGGTTTATCTAAAGCCACAAGGAAGAAAAGCGGATATGGAAGATCCATTGGTTGTTAAAAAAGGTTCTACCGTAATTGATGTCTGTGGAAAACTTCACAGAGAGTTTGTTAAAAACTTCAGACATGCAAAGATTTGGGGAACTTCAGTAAAATTCCCAGGTCAAAAGGTAGGTCCAGACCATGTCGTAGAGGATGAAGACATTCTAA